One window of Dermacentor andersoni chromosome 7, qqDerAnde1_hic_scaffold, whole genome shotgun sequence genomic DNA carries:
- the LOC129383446 gene encoding uncharacterized protein — protein MNAVRILTNALFPCRATGGGRLGGIRGRALQLVGSGATRGLGEPFFMSTSSSEASQTPPVAPGSTAEEPQPGPSGATGRRASSRPSRPRRSRPSEAGARSRPPRSEGELLEQAVLDGARTVHAAQSQATIQRELLAESRKQTAAMERIADSLDRLGNVLGRQETQLQLLQEQLAPVTTLAAALTAFLRQQNLPQGNQPQQPQ, from the exons ATGAATGCGGTTCGTATTCTTACGAACGCACTGTTTCCTTGCAGGGCAACAGGCGGCGGCCGACTGGGCGGCATTCGGGGCCGCGCCCTTCAACTTGTCGGGAGCGGTGCCACCAGAGGCCTTGGAGAGCCCTTCTTCATGTCTACCAGCAGCTCGGAG GCCAGCCAAACACCACCCGTGGCGCCAGGGAGCACTGCTGAAGAGCCGCAGCCGGGCCCCAGTGGGGCTACAGGGAGGCGTGCCTCTTCAAGACCCTCCCGGCCACGAAGGTCGAGGCCCAGCGAGG CTGGCGCACGGAGCAGGCCGCCGCGCTCCGAGGGGGAGCTGCTCGAGCAGGCAGTGCTGGATGGTGCGCGGACTGTGCATGCTGCGCAGAGCCAAGCCACCATCCAGCGCGAGTTGCTTGCAGAGTCGAGAAAG CAAACCGCCGCGATGGAGCGCATCGCGGACTCGCTCGACAGACTGGGAAACGTCCTGGGGCGGCAGGAGACTCAGCTGCAACTGCTCCAGGAGCAGCTCGCCCCAGTGACCACGCTCGCTGCGGCACTGACGGCTTTCCTGCGCCAGCAGAACCTGCCGCAGGGGAACCAGCCGCAGCAGccccagtaa